The stretch of DNA aggaatcgtacatttttctacttgtgtttgattgtgctctcgaatttcttttttaactactgaaagaggtaaataaataacatgttatatataaaattgcgcaaaattaaatttcttacaaactcatcgcaatcaaataatcttttatgattataacattgtaatttatggaaagaactacaaaccttccataagctcacatggcaaaatttaaaaccatcatcactttcaccgcagcgtcgcctaggtgtagatttgtacgttagatcgccaatcggTTTCatcaaaatactgaaaaaatttTCGGTCTTTGTTTTTCGTGACATTGGCGGATACCTATTGGAGTCTTTGTTGACGTTTGCTTAAATGCGTGGAACAGGATATGTTGCTCAGTCCTAtctatttcattggaaattatCATAAATCTAAACTCCAACTAGATCAACAAGCACCGAGATGGCCTCAGATTGGGAGGAAATTAAACGGCTTGCAGCTGACTTCCAGAAGGCACAGCTTTCTACGAGTTTGCAAAGGTAAAGAGTTCGTATTGCAtattttcgcttaaatttctaTTTCAACACCGTTATGTTGCAGATTGTCGGAAAGGAACTGTGTGGAGGTGGTTAGTCTGCTCATCGAGCGGGGTTTGATCGATGTGATTTATACCACAGATGGCAAGGAATATTTGACGCAGGCTCATCTGGCACAAGAAGTCAAAGATGAACTGTTTGTTCGAGGTGGTCGCGTTAATTTGGTAGACTTGGCCAAAGCGCTGAATGTGGACTTTGAAAAGGTTCAGCGTGTGGCGGAATATGTTATTTCGGAGGATACGACAATTAAGTTTATTCTAGGTCAATTGTTAGATGAGACCTATGTGGAGCGAGTTGCTTCCGAAATCAACGAGAAGTTGTCCCAATCCGGAGAAATCAATGTGGCCGACCTGACGGTTCACTATGATCTGCCAGCGGACTTCATACTAAACAATATTATGCTTAAGCATCTGAACAGAATTATCATGGGAAGACAAGACTCGGCGAATGCCAATATCTTTTTCACGCAATTGTATGTTTCGAGGACCAAAGCAAAACTCAGAGGTGCATTGGCCGCAATAACCAAACCTACACCGGTTTCTGCAATTCTTTCCCAAAGTGGGATACCGGAAAGGCTGTTCAACATGTTAATAAATGAAGTTTCAGTATCAGGAAGTGTACCATCGAAATCTCCAAACGCTCAGTACATTCCACATGTTTACATAAAGATGCAGTCGGAGTGGGTTCGGAATTTTTATCGTCACAACGGATATTTGGAGCATGATTCGGTAGCTGGATTGGGTGTATCAGATGTTAGAAATTTCATCGTTAAACAGCTGCCCAATGAGAAGATAGTTCATTTGAAAAAGTGTAGCGTTGGAGAGAAGATTATCGATAATATAACTTCATCGCTGGATGAATGCATTTCTTCCAACTCTTATTTGGACATTTCAACCATACTGCCATCGAATATGAGTGATGAAGACACTGAACAGCTTATTTCTATCGTTCTAACGCCTGCGAAGCTCAAGCAAACCATAATTTTTGGAAACGTTATACTTACAACCAAATTCATCGACGGTCTCATCAAGCCCTGTTATGATATTGCACAGGAAAATGCTAGACAATCTGTGGGTAATGGTAGTTACCAGCAGTACATGGCTGAGAAGCTTATGAAGCATCAGGATGTGTCCGAAAAGGACACGTTTGGGAACGACGGCAAAGTGGACAAACGCGAGGATCGCAGAAAAAAAGCTGCTGGCGGGAAAGGCGGTGGTGGCACCCAGGGGCGTGAGACGAAGACCAAGTCCACCAAGAAGCATACTCGAAGCCAGAAGGGTAACGTTTCTGATTCGGATGAAGACATGTCAACAGGTTATGTGACGAAGAAAGGCTCCAAAGAGGCCTCCATTGAACTGATCACAACGAAGGAAATCGCCAAGGTTTTGGAGAGCGGTTTGGAACCGGAAGGATTGGAAGACCTTTCGAAACAGTTGGCCCAGCATTACTATCCGTAAGTTAGTTTGAACATAgaccagttttgacgtaggactatgtctttcaatTTCTGTACcgaggtgtaagttcaaagtaaAACACTTGGAGTGCAAAATTTTGAACGTGATTACCTctctgaatggagtggtatgataatcactatattcgaaagacaaaatgtccaagagttatatgactGTTTTTTCCAATTCGTTCACTTGTAAGGCCCAATCGCAGAAGCTTGGCGGAACCGCtaattcaaaatttgtttacaaaaaattcattttaatgtattttgaggtcaatgattgggtaatgtttctGCTCGAAACTTAAGTTGAAATTGGTCTGAGAACCGCTTCCGAGTGAAGACTACCATACCGTAAGTGAAGATATTTGGTTTTCTACGGCGGTAATTCGATTCTTGAATTTCttgcccaaaaaaaaacaagttatctagggaattttaCAAGTTTTCGGCATGTGAACCTCTTACGGAAACCACACCGTCATCTGCAAGCTATCTTAGCGTACATTGTGCTACTGAGCAACTGTCAatatttctcacataaaaattataaataaacagactatttctggaagttatCAGTTGCCCAAGGgcgaagttcattcgcttctctGACAACAAACTGTACAAATTcgaaattccaggaagtccacatctgtgcAGATTGTCTGAccgaatttctatggaaaccgaataaaaaaaaactccctTAATGACCATAAATACAGAAACCAGTAGGATCCTTGTGCGTAAAgaccagttgaatatctgtagaaaacaacgctagacaatcgtccTTTGCTcgtgcgaaacccaaattgtgtacttgatagcaattTTTTGTCTCGATCTATTGATCAAGTCTTCGAGGATCATTTTatccaacaattttctaatgcacttttaagcatagcaatcggacggtatgagttatggtccgATGCGGTGCTTTTACACGCTTTTGAATCGCTATTACATTGACTTGTCCCAATTCGGGGGGACTAATGTTATTTCCTAGTAGGGAATTAAATAAGTCTAGCAAgtgtcttttcgcgatatcggggagattttttagaagaacaaaTTGAATCATATCGCTTCAGCGTTTCAGCATTTCTCGTGTGtcgaagaatatgttggacTGGTTATGCTCCCAtggctgagtggttagcgttcCACTTTATCATGCCGGGGTTCCGGTTCCATTTTCGTTCTGGccggagaatttttcgtcaaagaaatttcttccgacttgcactgcgaTCACGCATATTCTAaaacttgccactccagaataaattcaaggcgtgttatccgacatagaaatttcaactaggtgctactaataaaaatgacgcacgtaatacctacgttgagaaggcaaaagtttcactgggaacattagtgccatccaagaaaaaGATGTTGGATTGGAACTGAATCAGGAT from Toxorhynchites rutilus septentrionalis strain SRP chromosome 3, ASM2978413v1, whole genome shotgun sequence encodes:
- the LOC129775620 gene encoding E3 UFM1-protein ligase 1 homolog, giving the protein MASDWEEIKRLAADFQKAQLSTSLQRLSERNCVEVVSLLIERGLIDVIYTTDGKEYLTQAHLAQEVKDELFVRGGRVNLVDLAKALNVDFEKVQRVAEYVISEDTTIKFILGQLLDETYVERVASEINEKLSQSGEINVADLTVHYDLPADFILNNIMLKHLNRIIMGRQDSANANIFFTQLYVSRTKAKLRGALAAITKPTPVSAILSQSGIPERLFNMLINEVSVSGSVPSKSPNAQYIPHVYIKMQSEWVRNFYRHNGYLEHDSVAGLGVSDVRNFIVKQLPNEKIVHLKKCSVGEKIIDNITSSLDECISSNSYLDISTILPSNMSDEDTEQLISIVLTPAKLKQTIIFGNVILTTKFIDGLIKPCYDIAQENARQSVGNGSYQQYMAEKLMKHQDVSEKDTFGNDGKVDKREDRRKKAAGGKGGGGTQGRETKTKSTKKHTRSQKGNVSDSDEDMSTGYVTKKGSKEASIELITTKEIAKVLESGLEPEGLEDLSKQLAQHYYPQLTKHALAKAHELYEISLHQNSQNRRQTHANFQDKLNNLYNDIRLYEKGIKLLPASIQPQLVKYLLKSLGTDFCNEIFFYVAAECNLNSNGATLTVEQRNKITQDCSQEYRATLQKLNKAIAASASIDDFLEVAESSLQTCSMILKKIDKKKDRNVILCHKHGLLEQLSNCTDPALVLHLTVLVVFTVTTQSMLHASGRHVSALLSFLQPHFSQEQTQVLTNYHDLVMKLLSAENASGDNKPDVDSITKQLEALTPVVRDVAVNFKKSGLTSAE